The segment GGTCGATGGCTCTCAGAGTGTTTGCCGTGCTGGTCCATGGGGCCTGCCTCCTCGCACTGCTGGCTGATGTTGCGGCTATTCTGCCAGAGGCCGCGCCCACAACGTGTTTCTCGCTTGACTGCCGTGAGTTGCGGTCTCCAATGCTCACTATTCTCGTTTGCAAGGGCCGAATCAAGCCGGAAGAAGCGTATGTGGAAACCCGCCGGAGGGCGTGGAAATCTGCCGAATCGGGGCGCGAAAAACGCATCGGCGGACATGCCGGTCCCGGGGCTATCCACCACGCGATTTCTTCTGTAATGTTCGAGGCACTGGTGACCGGGGATCGTGTTTTTCAACACATCAACGGCCATCATTAGCGACCGCTTTGGGGACTCGGACGCCACCCCGGTGTTGCCTTCGGCAACGCACCTTCAAAGAGGAGCCAAGCTGTGTCAACCATGCCTGCTGCGAGTACGGAACGCACCACCACCGTGGTCATCGGTGCCGGCATGCCCGGCCTGGCCGTGGCCAGCGAACTCAGCCGGTACGGCGTAGACGCGATCGTGGTGGACGGAATGTATGTCCCCGCCCCTTTGCAGCCGCTCAATACCGGCATCCTGCAGCGCTGTGACGCCGCGGACGCCGCGTGCCTCCAGGAGCGCAGCGAAATCCTGCGGCACCTGCGCAATTACGCAGCCAGTCACGGCCTCGATGTGCGAAGCACCACACGGGCCGTCCGCCTTGATCGCCTGGACGAAGCTGCCGTGGGGACCGTGATTTCCGGATCGGTGGTTTCCGGCTCCGAGCTTTCCAACCCAGTCGGACCAGATCTGGCAGCGCCCGGCGTGGCATCCTCGGGGGTGGCCTCGTACCAGTGGGCCGTGCACACCGCCAACGGAGTTCTCTTGGCCGACCACGTCGTTGTCACCCGCT is part of the Arthrobacter ramosus genome and harbors:
- a CDS encoding FAD-binding protein, encoding MPAASTERTTTVVIGAGMPGLAVASELSRYGVDAIVVDGMYVPAPLQPLNTGILQRCDAADAACLQERSEILRHLRNYAASHGLDVRSTTRAVRLDRLDEAAVGTVISGSVVSGSELSNPVGPDLAAPGVASSGVASYQWAVHTANGVLLADHVVVTRCGQSQLRRMLAELGIAIGQNLVAAMRAIGMYLVGVGELATPTPKEVLRQAKVVGQAISAKVYPDSVHGALTGTFAAVPASA